The nucleotide window GATGGCCAAAACCGTCACCGAGATCATAAAGTTCTTCCCGATCCCAGTTATGGGTTAGCTCAAGCACGGTATTATTTTCTTCATCGCCATATCCGACAAAAGCCAGCGTGAATTTACCTTCCGGGAAATCAGTCCTGTGAAGCAGTTTCATCCCGAGATGACGGCAATAAAAGTCGATTGACTTGTCAAGATCCTGAACCCGGATCATTGTATGCAGCATACGAAACTCGGTCATGAGGAAGCTTCCTTTTCTAGTCGTCCACGATCATGGCTGTAAAGGTTGCCTCAGCAACAAGTTTCCCGTCAACCTTACCCTGTCCTGTGAATTTCCAAACGTTGCGACGATTTTGTTCTTTCTTGACATGCAGTTCCAGTTGATCCCCGGGCACGACCGGGCGACGAAACTTGGCACCATCAATAGACATAAAATAAACGATCTTGCCTTCGGCTTCCTCACCAAGAGTAAGCATTACCATTGCGGCGGCAGTCTGGGCCATCGCCTCAACAATCAGCACGCCCGGCATCACAGGTTGTTCGGGGAAATGCCCCTGGAAAAACGGCTCATTAATCGTCACGTTTTTGACCCCGACACCGGTTTCGCCCGGCACGATATCCCTGAGGCGATCAATCAACAGCATAGGGTATCTATGGGGAATAAGCTCCATAATGCGCAGAACATCTATTTCTGCAGGAATATCCTTGTTTTCCTCGCTCATTAACTATCCAGTCCTTTTTCCTGAACCATCGATCTGTTGCCGATGTCTTAAAGCTTTTAAATGTCAAAGGCAAGTATGACATCTTAACGCATAACCTGTACGGACTTTCTTCGCACAGGAAACGGAAATACTTACGTCCAAATAAAAATGCCCCACCTTTCAGCGGGGCATCAATAAAATCAGGCCCGGTTAATTTGAGCCGGGTGTCATTAGTTCCACCTTGACGGCCGGCAGCACCTGGTCAAGCTGTTCAATCACTTCGTCAGTTACATTCAGGGCCGCAGCATGTTCGACTACCAGACTCTTGTCGATAATCATATTGGCGCCGCGTTCCTTGATGATTTTCTGATAAATCGGTGTCAATGCGCTCTGCAGTTTGTTCTGCGCATTTACAAGAGCTACCTCAAGCTGACGGTTCTTTTCCTGGGCATCACGCTGCATATCAGCAACTTTGCCGCGGAACTCTACAACCTTCTGTTCATAGACTTCCTTGGGAACCAGTGAACGCTGGTTGGAGAGACTTTCTTCCTCTTTTTTCAGTTCGGTCTCTTTAGCCACAATTTCAGCCTGGAATTTCTGACGGATCACATCAAGCTGGCGGCGGATATCCTTGCCGGCGGCGGAGTCCATGGTAATTCTGCGGCCATCAATAACAGCGATTGATACCTTGGGAAGCGCTTGGGCGGTTGCCTCTTCAACTGAAGAGAGTGAGTTGATGCCCAGCACAATGGCGGCCATCATGGCAAATTTTGTAAAATGTCTCATTAAAACCTTGTTCCGATGTTAAATTGGAAAAATTCCGTTTTGTCGTAATCATCTTTAAGCAATGCCTTGGCAAAGTCAATCCTGAAGGGTCCAAAGGGCGACATCCAGGAGAAACCAACACCGACAGACAACCTTGGCGATACAGAATCTGCCACAATTGAATGAACATTGCCGGTCCGATCGTTTACAAGTGTGGGTACTTCGTCAATGTCCCAAAGGGCACCCATATCCACAAATGCACTGGCTTCGATACCCATTTCGCGGGCCCCTGCCCCCAGAGGCACAAACAGTTCCAGCGAACTGGTATAATAGAGGTTGCCGCCAAGGGCATCCAGAGTGAGGTTGTCACGTGGACCAATACCGCCCTGCTCGAAACCCCTGACCTTGGGATTACCCAGGAAAAAGCGGTCGGACAACCTTACATCCTCACTGATCCCGAACACATTACCTGCTTCGGCGGAAAGATTAAATATCCACTTTCCAAAAAGCGGATAATAATAATCATAGGACAGGCGCGATCTCAGGTAGGACACATTGCCACCCAAACCGGCGAAATCCTGGTTGAAGACAAGCCGCTGCCCGCGACTGGGATGCTGCCTGTTATTCAGTGAATCATAGGATACGCCATATCCAACAGAGGATGTCGTGAACTTACCGACGTTATTGTCCAGAAAGGGACTGCTTGAGACAAAGGTGGTTTCAACGTCATCCACACGGATTGTATAGCGTCCGCTCATCACAATATATTCTGTGACGGGGAAAGCTGTTCTCAGGCTGGTGCCATAAGTCGTCTGGCGGAAGTCACTTTCCACAAAATCAGTATCGCGCAGGAACAGGTCAACTCCGGCAACAACTGCCTTGTCCAGAAAATAGGGTTCTGTGAAGCTGACATCCACTTCCTTACGGTAGGATGAAATCCTGGCACCCAGGCGCAGGTTCTGGCCCTTGCCCATAAAGTTGCGTTCACCGATACTGAAGTCAAACAGGAAACTCTCGCTGCTTGAGAAGCCGGCACCGACAGAAAGCTCGCCGGTTGCCTGTTCTTCAACCGTCACATCCAGAACTGTCTGGTCCTCGGCGGAGCCTTCAAGCTGCTCGATGGTCGCCTCGGCAAAATACCCAAGGCTCTTGATCCGCACTTCGGAACGTTTCACTTTCGAGGAGTTATAGGCATCGCCCTCGACAATTCTCATTTCACGACGGATAACCTTGTCGTGGGTGCGCACGTTACCATTGATGTTGATCCGTTCCACATAGACACGCGGCGCCTTGTTAACAACATAGGTAATGTCAACGGTGCGTTCTTCCCGGTTTCGGCGAATCCTCGGCCGAACATCCACAAAAGCATAGCCCTTGAGGCCGGCAATATCGGTCAGGAACTCAACAGTACGGTCGATCTGGGTAGAATCATAAATGGACCCGCTCTTGGTGACAACAAGTGGCTTCAAGTCCTCAGCCTTGATGTCGGGAATTTTACTTTCCACATCGATCTCGCCGAAGTTGTAAATTTCACCTTCCTCGACAGTGACATTGATGAAAAAATGTTCCTTGTCATGGGCAAGTTCGGCAACGGCAGAGGTAATGCGGAAATCCGCATATCCCTGTGAGCGGTAATAATCCCTGAGCAGCTGCTTGTCATAGGCAAGACGGTCCGGATCGTAGGTATCTTCAGACGTCAGAATTTTCCACCAGCGGCTTTCCTTGGTCGCCATGACATTACGCAGGGCATCATTGTTGAATTTCTTGTTGCCCATAAAATTGATCTTGCCAATTTTACTCTTCGGGCCTTCGCTGATCTCGAAAACCAGGTTCACACGGTTCTGGTCCAGCTGAATAACTTTTGGTTCAATTGTCGCGGCAAACCGCCCGGCACGGCGATAGACTTCAAGAAGACGCTGAACATCAGCCCGCACCTTTGCACGGGAAAACACGATTCGCGGACGCAGGGTGATCTCTTCATAGAGCTTATCGTCTTTTTTGGATTTATTCCCTTCAAACACAATCCGGTTAAGGATCGGGTTTTCCACAATATTCACTACAAGCTTGTCGCCGGAGCGGCCGATCTTTACATCGGAAAACAACCCGGTGTTAAACAGGCGCTTGAGGGACGCGTCCACCTTCTCTTCGGAATAATCATCCCCTTCGTTGACAATCATGTAGGACTTGATTGTCTCGGCCTCAATGCGCTGGTTGCCGGTTACGATGATCTCCGAAATTGCCAGTTGATTACCATATACACCCTCCTGGGCATGGGAGACGGAGCTCGCCAGCATGGGAACAACGCAGAATAAATAAAATAAAGTTGAAACTTTAAATAAGCGATTTAACACCAGTACATTTTCCTGTTTATTATATTATCCAGGCCAGTTAGCCTGCCAACCCCATTAAGTCGTTCATTGTCGCGAATATCATTAACCCAAGAATGATCACTAATCCAATACGAAATCCAAATTCCTGCGTTCTTTCGCTTAATTTTCGGCCCAAAGCAGCTTCAAACCCGTAAAATAGCAAATGCCCGCCATCCAGCATCGGGATCGGCAGGAGATTGATAATACCCAAATTAATCGAAATCATGGCAATGATATTAATATAGGAAAGAATCCCTTCTTCCACCGAGATACTGACGATCTGGGCGATTTTAATTGGTCCGCCCAGTTCCTTGGTCGACCTGTCGCCGCTGATAATCTGCCACAATCCAAGGAAGGACCTTTCGACAATATCCCTGGTTTCAGCCATCGCCGCCCAGATTGACTCGAAAATGCCAAGATCCTTGATCTCAATATCAAATGCCCGGGTAATCCCGATAATCGGCGCAGTTCTTTCCTCACCGTTATCTATAAAGGTCTGCATGTGCGGGGTTACCTCGAACGTCATTTCGAGGCCGTCGCGTATGACACCAATAACGACCTGGCGGCCATCATTGTCCCTGATGGTATCTTGGAGAAACCGATAACTTGTAATCACCTGACCGTTGATGGTTTCAAGTCTGTCACCCGCCAACAATCCGGCCTTTTCGGCCGGGCTGTCCTCGGAAACGCCACCGATCAGGATATTGTGGCTCAGACCCAGTTGAGGAAGCTTGATTGGATCGCCAAACATATCCTTGGCGTCGACAAATTGCGGAGTTACGAATAGCGTCATGGGAACGCCGTTCCGCAGAAGTTCCACTTCGATTTCCGTGCCCACATTCATGACTTCATTGAGCATAATGTCGCGAAAACTGGAAACCTCTCTGCCGTCCATGGAAAGAATTTCGTCTCCAACCTGAAATCCGGCCTTTTCCGCTGGACTGTCCTGCACCACCTTGTCCACGACCGGCGGCACATAGGGTTGTCCCAGGAATGCGAAAAAGGATGCCAGAATCAGCACAGCAAACACTATATTTACAAACGGACCGGCAAACACGATAGCGGCCCGCTGATATAGCGGTTTATAATGGAAGGCGACGCTTTTTTCCTCGGGCGTCATATCCTGCAGGGAGTCGTCGGGCGTACTTGCCGCTCCGGCATCGCCAAAAAATTTTACATAGCCGCCAAGCGGAATATAACTGATTTTCCAACGGGTGCCGTTTTTGTCAGTCCTGCCCCAGATTTCGCGACCAAAGCCGATCGAAAATACATCCACTTTCACGCCGCAAAGGCGGGCGACAAAATAATGTCCCCATTCATGGACAAACACCAACAGCGACAAAGCAATAACGAAGGCAATGCCATAATAAAGAAAAGAAAATAGAGCTTCCATATTCCGTCTTCTAGTTTCCTATGAACCCTGCTGATATTCTGCGCGCTTCCTGATTAATCTCAAGCACCGTCTGCAGACATTTCAGCTCTACCGAGCCCATAACTTCAAGCGTCTTTTCAACAATCCCGGATATATCCAGGAACCCTATTTTCCCCTCCAGAAATGCATGAACAGCAATTTCATTGGCAGCGTTGAGGATAGTAGGCGCACTTCCACCGGTTTGCAATGCTTCTCTTGCAAGTTTCAGGGCCGGAAACCTTGCCATGTCAGGTTCAAAGAAATCCAGACGGCCCAAATGCGCGAGATCGAGCTGCTTTGCCGGCGTGCCGATGCGCTCAGGCCAGGCCAGAGTATAGGAGATTGGTGTCCGCATGTCCGGAGATCCCAGTTGCGCGAGAACCGACCCGTCCACATAAGAAACCATACTGTGAATAACAGATTGCGGATGGACAATAATTTCAATCTTATCTTTCGACACGGGAAAAAGATGATACGCCTCGATCAGCTCCAGGCCCTTGTTCATCATGGTCGCGGAATCGACCGAAATTTTGGCGCCCATGTCCCAGTTTGGATGGGTTACAGCCTGCTTGGGTGTCACCCCGGCCATCTGCTCCAGACTCATCTGGTAAAATGGGCCGCCGGAGGCCGTCAGGGTGACATGGGAAATTTTCTCTGGCTGCTCAAAATCAAATACCTGGAAAATAGCGTTATGCTCTGAATCCACTGGCAGCAAAGTTGCATTATGCTCGATAACTTCCTTCATCACCAGATCGCCGGCACAAACCAGGCATTCCTTGTTGGCAAGGGCGACGATTGCCCCCCGCCGGATCGCGCTCAGCGTCGGCTCAAGACCGGCTGCCCCGACGATCGATGCCATAACCCAGTCCGCCGGCAGTGAGGCCGCCTCGATCAGCGCCTCCGGCCCTGCCCCGACCTGAATATTGGTGCCGGAAAGCGCCTCTTTCAGTTGGTGATAACACTCAGTATCCGCAACAACGGCCATTCGGGCATTAAAACGGATCGCCTGTTCGGCCAGGTCCTTGAAATTTCTGTTGGCTGTCAGGGCTATGACTCTAAACTGATCAGGATATCTTTGCACCAGATCAAGAGTATTACACCCGACTGATCCGGTCGACCCCAGCACAGATACCGTTCTTATTTTTTTATTGTCCGGCTGAAGCGATGCTTCCATAAATATTCTCCTTAAGCCCCGAAAAACAGAAACAGGGCGACCACCGGCATCACGAATAAAATACCATCAACACGGTCCATGATTCCGCCATGACCGGGGATAATAGCACCGGAGTCTTTGACATTGAACTTTCTTTTCAGGGCAGATTCCGCCAAGTCACCAATCTGGCTCCAGATGGCAAGAAGCACCGCAACCGCGGCATACTGGAACAACGGCGCAAAACCGAAATATTCGGCCGACATGGTGCCGGTAACCAGGGCCAGCAAGGCTCCGCCGATCAGCCCGGCCCAGGTTTTATTGGGACTGATCCGGGGAGACATTTTAGGGCCGCCGATTCTCCTACCGGCAAAATAGGCGCCCGTATCCATTGACCAGGTAGTAATCATCGACCAGAGAATAATATAGGCGCCGCCGGGAATAAATTCCCGCAGCCAGATCAAAGACAAGGCTGGCAACAGCGCATATAAAGCGCCGGCAAACGCAAGCTTATATCCGTTTCCGGTTCCGAGGGAAACTGCGAGAACTGCAGCAAGGTAAATGGCGACATAAACAAATGAGAATTCGTGATAAAGATTCAGAACCACCCCAAGCGCCAGAAGACCGGCCGCCTGCACAACAAAAAGCGGGGAAAGCCACTTGCCGGTGGTAATCATATTCCATTCCTGTAGAACCAGTATGGACAGCAATATGACCACGCCGACATAAGGCCATCCGCCGAAAAGGATAAGGGCAACAGCTGCCGGCAACATGACCAGGGCGGATAAAACTCTCAAAAACAGATTGTTCATTATATGAAAAGGCCCTGACTTTAGCTCAGTTGATCATCAGGGACGCGCCCCGTAACGCCTTTCGCGTTTATGGTATTCGCAGATTGCCTCGGCAATGCTCTCTTCTGTAAAATCCGGCCAGAGCGTTTCCACAAAAATGAATTCTGAATAGGCGGCCTGCCACAAGAGAAAATTGCTCAGACGCTGCTCGCCACTGGTCCGTATAATAACGTCAGGGTCTGGAATATCCGGCAAATAGAGGTGTTTGGCAAACATGCCTTCGTCGATATCATCGGGAGAAAGCGAGCCTTCCGCGACCTGGCGGGCCAGCTCCCGGGCAGCCATGACGATTTCTGACTGGGCACCGTAATTGAGCGCCAAAATCAGCTGAAGCCCCGTGTTGGCGCCTGTTTTCTTTTCCGCATTTTCGATCAGTTCATTAATTGCGGGGCTCAGGCGTTCCCGACCGCCAATAAAGCGAAGCCGCACATTCTGCTTATTCAGCTGATCAATCTCATTATTCAGATAATGCTTCAACAGCCCCATGAGATCCTTGACCTCATCTTCCGGCCGTTTCCAGTTCTCTGAGGAGAATGCATAGAGGGTCAGATATTTGACCCCGATCCGGGAACATTCCTTTACACACTTTCGGACGACTTCAGCCCCCTTGCGGTGTCCGGCGACTTTTGGCAGCAGGCGTTTTTTGGCCCAGCGTCCGTTACCGTCCATAATTATGGCGATGTGGGACGGAGGGGTCGGCATCCCGCCAAATTCAGTAATTGTTTCTGCCTCTTCAGCCACCAGCATAAGGAAATCCCTAATCAGACCTGCATGATTTCTTTTTCTTTTGCCGCCGTCAGTTCATCGATTTCAGCAACTTTGCTATCGGTCAGTTTCTGTATCCGCTCACCAAAACTCTTTTGCTCATCCTGACTAATTTCGCCGTCTTTTTCCAGCTTCTTGATACTATCCATGCCGTCACGACGCACATTTCTCACGGCAATCTTCGCCTGTTCCGCATATTTACCGGCAACCTTGGACAATTCCTGGCGTCGTTCCTCGTTCAGTTCCGGTATCGGAATACGCAGATTCTGGCCATCAACGATCGGATTTAGACCCAGCCCTGCATTGCGAATAGCTTTCTCCGTCGCGCCTACCAGGGTCTTGTCCCATACCTGCACACTGATCATGCGGGATTCCGGCGTGGCGACCGTACCAACCTGGTTAAGCGGCAAAGTTGAACCATAGGCATCCACAACAATGGGGTCCAGAAGATTTACGGACGCCCTGCCCGTTCTGAGTCCGGAAAATTCAGTCTTCAGGTTATCGATAGCGCCGTTCATGCGCCGCTTCAAATCATCAATGTTAAATTCAGACGACATCTTGCCTCACTCCTGACGTATAATTGTAAATTGTCCCTCGCCCTTCAATACACGGGCAAATTCACCAGGTTCATGAATAGAAAACACAAGTATGGGGATATTATTTTCGCGCGCAAGTGCAATTGCAGAGGTATCCATGACCTGTAGATTGCGTGTTAGAACATCCTGATAGGTAAGGGAATCATATTTTTCCGCGGTCGGATCAATTTTGGGATCTGCTGTATAAACACCGTTGACCTGGGTTCCCTTGAGCAACGCATTACAGTTCATCTCCGCCGCCCTGAGGGCCGCGGCGGTATCCGTTGTGAAAAATGGATTTCCGGTACCGGCGGCAAAAACCACAACCCGGCCCTTTTCCATATGCCGCATGGCACGCCGACGGATATAGGGTTCACAAACAGAAGATATTGGAAAGGCCGATAACACCCGGGTATCAACACCTATCTTTTCCAGGGCATTCTGAATGGCCAGTGAATTCATGACTGTCGCCAGCATGCCCATATGATCGGCGGAGGTTCTGTCAAAGCCACTGGCGACACCGGACATTCCCCGGAAAATATTTCCTGCGCCAACAACCAGGCATACTTCCACCCCGAGTTCGGTAACGGCTTTTACTTCTTCCGCTATGCGTTTCACCGTCTGGGGATCTATGCCATATTCCTGTGATCCCATAAGTGCTTCACCAGACAGTTTCAGAAGTACTCTTTTATATTGGGGATCTTCGGACATTTTGCAGACACCTGTAGAAGTTTTTTCAAAATTATATGCACGTTTCTATTTTCGCACATCTTGCATCACGGACACTGATAAGTCCATGAAGAATATACAAAACGGGCCCATTTGCCCGTCCCACAACATAGTGAGCGGCAAATGGGCCCGAAATATGACTTGAATTAATTGCCGGCGGCTGTCGCAGCAACCTCAGCAGCAAAATCTTCTTCTGCCTTCTCGATACCTTCACCGAGAGCAAGACGAACAAATCCGACAAGTTTAATGTCCTTACCGGCAGATTTTGCAGCATTTTCGATGATTTTAGAAACCTTGGTTTCACCATCGATAACGAATGTCTGCTCCAGTAGTACGACTTCCTCGTAATATTTACGGATCCGGCCTTCGATCATCTTCTCGATGATATTGTCAGGTTTACCTGATTCACGGGCCTGCTCGATCAATACATTGCGCTCACGCTCAAGCAGTTCGGGATCAAGATCCTCAACTGACAGGGAAGCCGGTGCTGTTGCGGCTACATGCATGGCAATCTGCTTGCCAAGAGTGTTGAGCGTAGCTTCATCAGCTTCAGATTCCAGGGCCACCAGTACGGCAATTTTGCCCATACCATCG belongs to Emcibacter sp. and includes:
- the rseP gene encoding RIP metalloprotease RseP; translated protein: MEALFSFLYYGIAFVIALSLLVFVHEWGHYFVARLCGVKVDVFSIGFGREIWGRTDKNGTRWKISYIPLGGYVKFFGDAGAASTPDDSLQDMTPEEKSVAFHYKPLYQRAAIVFAGPFVNIVFAVLILASFFAFLGQPYVPPVVDKVVQDSPAEKAGFQVGDEILSMDGREVSSFRDIMLNEVMNVGTEIEVELLRNGVPMTLFVTPQFVDAKDMFGDPIKLPQLGLSHNILIGGVSEDSPAEKAGLLAGDRLETINGQVITSYRFLQDTIRDNDGRQVVIGVIRDGLEMTFEVTPHMQTFIDNGEERTAPIIGITRAFDIEIKDLGIFESIWAAMAETRDIVERSFLGLWQIISGDRSTKELGGPIKIAQIVSISVEEGILSYINIIAMISINLGIINLLPIPMLDGGHLLFYGFEAALGRKLSERTQEFGFRIGLVIILGLMIFATMNDLMGLAG
- the gloA gene encoding lactoylglutathione lyase is translated as MTEFRMLHTMIRVQDLDKSIDFYCRHLGMKLLHRTDFPEGKFTLAFVGYGDEENNTVLELTHNWDREELYDLGDGFGHLALGVKDIYGVCAALEKQGVEIPRKPGPMKHGKTEIAFIRDPDGYMIELIQK
- a CDS encoding isoprenyl transferase is translated as MLVAEEAETITEFGGMPTPPSHIAIIMDGNGRWAKKRLLPKVAGHRKGAEVVRKCVKECSRIGVKYLTLYAFSSENWKRPEDEVKDLMGLLKHYLNNEIDQLNKQNVRLRFIGGRERLSPAINELIENAEKKTGANTGLQLILALNYGAQSEIVMAARELARQVAEGSLSPDDIDEGMFAKHLYLPDIPDPDVIIRTSGEQRLSNFLLWQAAYSEFIFVETLWPDFTEESIAEAICEYHKRERRYGARP
- the frr gene encoding ribosome recycling factor; the encoded protein is MSSEFNIDDLKRRMNGAIDNLKTEFSGLRTGRASVNLLDPIVVDAYGSTLPLNQVGTVATPESRMISVQVWDKTLVGATEKAIRNAGLGLNPIVDGQNLRIPIPELNEERRQELSKVAGKYAEQAKIAVRNVRRDGMDSIKKLEKDGEISQDEQKSFGERIQKLTDSKVAEIDELTAAKEKEIMQV
- the bamA gene encoding outer membrane protein assembly factor BamA → MLASSVSHAQEGVYGNQLAISEIIVTGNQRIEAETIKSYMIVNEGDDYSEEKVDASLKRLFNTGLFSDVKIGRSGDKLVVNIVENPILNRIVFEGNKSKKDDKLYEEITLRPRIVFSRAKVRADVQRLLEVYRRAGRFAATIEPKVIQLDQNRVNLVFEISEGPKSKIGKINFMGNKKFNNDALRNVMATKESRWWKILTSEDTYDPDRLAYDKQLLRDYYRSQGYADFRITSAVAELAHDKEHFFINVTVEEGEIYNFGEIDVESKIPDIKAEDLKPLVVTKSGSIYDSTQIDRTVEFLTDIAGLKGYAFVDVRPRIRRNREERTVDITYVVNKAPRVYVERININGNVRTHDKVIRREMRIVEGDAYNSSKVKRSEVRIKSLGYFAEATIEQLEGSAEDQTVLDVTVEEQATGELSVGAGFSSSESFLFDFSIGERNFMGKGQNLRLGARISSYRKEVDVSFTEPYFLDKAVVAGVDLFLRDTDFVESDFRQTTYGTSLRTAFPVTEYIVMSGRYTIRVDDVETTFVSSSPFLDNNVGKFTTSSVGYGVSYDSLNNRQHPSRGQRLVFNQDFAGLGGNVSYLRSRLSYDYYYPLFGKWIFNLSAEAGNVFGISEDVRLSDRFFLGNPKVRGFEQGGIGPRDNLTLDALGGNLYYTSSLELFVPLGAGAREMGIEASAFVDMGALWDIDEVPTLVNDRTGNVHSIVADSVSPRLSVGVGFSWMSPFGPFRIDFAKALLKDDYDKTEFFQFNIGTRF
- a CDS encoding OmpH family outer membrane protein yields the protein MRHFTKFAMMAAIVLGINSLSSVEEATAQALPKVSIAVIDGRRITMDSAAGKDIRRQLDVIRQKFQAEIVAKETELKKEEESLSNQRSLVPKEVYEQKVVEFRGKVADMQRDAQEKNRQLEVALVNAQNKLQSALTPIYQKIIKERGANMIIDKSLVVEHAAALNVTDEVIEQLDQVLPAVKVELMTPGSN
- a CDS encoding phosphatidate cytidylyltransferase, whose translation is MNNLFLRVLSALVMLPAAVALILFGGWPYVGVVILLSILVLQEWNMITTGKWLSPLFVVQAAGLLALGVVLNLYHEFSFVYVAIYLAAVLAVSLGTGNGYKLAFAGALYALLPALSLIWLREFIPGGAYIILWSMITTWSMDTGAYFAGRRIGGPKMSPRISPNKTWAGLIGGALLALVTGTMSAEYFGFAPLFQYAAVAVLLAIWSQIGDLAESALKRKFNVKDSGAIIPGHGGIMDRVDGILFVMPVVALFLFFGA
- the fabZ gene encoding 3-hydroxyacyl-ACP dehydratase FabZ, translated to MSEENKDIPAEIDVLRIMELIPHRYPMLLIDRLRDIVPGETGVGVKNVTINEPFFQGHFPEQPVMPGVLIVEAMAQTAAAMVMLTLGEEAEGKIVYFMSIDGAKFRRPVVPGDQLELHVKKEQNRRNVWKFTGQGKVDGKLVAEATFTAMIVDD
- the pyrH gene encoding UMP kinase, whose product is MSEDPQYKRVLLKLSGEALMGSQEYGIDPQTVKRIAEEVKAVTELGVEVCLVVGAGNIFRGMSGVASGFDRTSADHMGMLATVMNSLAIQNALEKIGVDTRVLSAFPISSVCEPYIRRRAMRHMEKGRVVVFAAGTGNPFFTTDTAAALRAAEMNCNALLKGTQVNGVYTADPKIDPTAEKYDSLTYQDVLTRNLQVMDTSAIALARENNIPILVFSIHEPGEFARVLKGEGQFTIIRQE
- a CDS encoding 1-deoxy-D-xylulose-5-phosphate reductoisomerase — its product is MEASLQPDNKKIRTVSVLGSTGSVGCNTLDLVQRYPDQFRVIALTANRNFKDLAEQAIRFNARMAVVADTECYHQLKEALSGTNIQVGAGPEALIEAASLPADWVMASIVGAAGLEPTLSAIRRGAIVALANKECLVCAGDLVMKEVIEHNATLLPVDSEHNAIFQVFDFEQPEKISHVTLTASGGPFYQMSLEQMAGVTPKQAVTHPNWDMGAKISVDSATMMNKGLELIEAYHLFPVSKDKIEIIVHPQSVIHSMVSYVDGSVLAQLGSPDMRTPISYTLAWPERIGTPAKQLDLAHLGRLDFFEPDMARFPALKLAREALQTGGSAPTILNAANEIAVHAFLEGKIGFLDISGIVEKTLEVMGSVELKCLQTVLEINQEARRISAGFIGN